The following proteins come from a genomic window of Mustela lutreola isolate mMusLut2 chromosome 6, mMusLut2.pri, whole genome shotgun sequence:
- the H1-6 gene encoding histone H1t, translating to MSETAPAATADTALVSMENPPVKKRGKKPGGQPGASRKAPSLSVSKLITEALSVSQERAGMSLAALKKALAAAGYDVEKNNSRIKLGLKSLVSKGTLVQTKGTGASGSFKLSKKALPEPTKSKVKRPSSAKAKKLVLSKDSKSPKGAKTNKKSKKPRATAAQKAARSGRKALGAKGKQAGKSPGKARAEKPKTGKPKLSQQKTNARKVASKK from the coding sequence ATGTCTGAGACGGCTCCCGCAGCCACAGCTGACACTGCCTTGGTTTCAATGGAGAATCCTCCAGTTAAGAAGAGGGGGAAGAAGCCGGGGGGCCAACCAGGCGCTAGTCGCAAAGCCCCGAGCCTCTCCGTGTCCAAGCTGATCACGGAGGCGCTGTCGGTGTCCCAGGAGCGAGCTGGCATGTCCCTGGCGGCGCTCAAGAAGGCGCTGGCGGCCGCCGGCTACGACGTGGAGAAGAACAACAGCCGCATCAAACTGGGCCTCAAGAGCCTGGTGAGCAAGGGCACCCTGGTGCAGACCAAGGGCACCGGCGCCTCGGGCTCCTTCAAGCTCAGCAAGAAGGCACTTCCTGAGCCCACCAAGAGCAAAGTCAAAAGGCCATCCTCCGCCAAGGCGAAGAAGCTGGTTTTATCCAAGGATTCGAAGTCCCCGAAAGGTGCCAAGACCAACAAGAAATCGAAGAAGCCCCGGGCAACGGCAGCGCAGAAAGCGGCCAGAAGCGGCAGGAAAGCCTTGGGGGCCAAGGGCAAGCAAGCAGGAAAGAGCCCGGGGAAGGCCAGAGCAGAGAAGCCGAAGACCGGGAAGCCCAAGCTGAGCCAGCAGAAAACCAACGCGAGGAAAGTGGCGTCCAAGAAATAA